CAACATAGAACATGGGCTTTAAAGCCAAAGGCAGAAAAATAAGTCTGAGAGGTGGCAAAACTAGTACTACAACTTGAGATTACTATTGTATCATAAGCTCTCGTTCATCTCTTTTGGTCATCTTCATCTTCTCCTTAGACTTCGGTGCCTGCCATGAGGGGCCAAAGATGATCTCAGTTGGTGGTGTCATCAGGAATTAAGTTCAGAGCAAAGTGTGATTAGTGCAGTGGCGGATGGGTTACCGGAATCCCTCGGTGCGTTGCAGCGGAAGCATTCCATCCTGCTGGCGAAGTTGTGTTCATTGCAGCCGGACCTGTAAAGACGCAAGTAGAGATACTAAGACCGTTTTGTTTGGTTCTATCAGCATAAATAATGTGCCGATCATGCAGCAGGTTATGGTGCTAATGATGTAGACCAGACTCTAGTAAAAGGCTTGTTCATGAGAGGTAATAGTATCGCTTACAGATAGAGACATGCCATTTGGACTTCATGCCAAAGAAGTAGAGTTTCTTGGTCTAATCTATCGCCTTGTGTTTCTTACTGCTGCTCTGAATCAAACAATGAAAAGGAGAGGGGGACGTGAAAGACACCTGTTGCAGATCCAGTCCCCGGACTTCCACCCGGCGCGCCCACCGCCACCGACACCGCCGAAGCCGTAGCCCCGGGAGCGTGGTATGTCGCCGTCgaagccaccgccgccgccgaccGCGGAGTCTTCCTTCAGGGCACAACACTTGAAGCAGCTGGAGCGGCTGGCGAAGTTGTGGGCACCGCAGGAGCAGTACCAGTCACCCGGCCGGACGTCGGAGCCAGTGAAGCTGAAGGAGGACCCGCCGCGGCCGCCGAAGCTGGCGTACTCGGAGCGGTCGCCGCTCGGCCTCGGGTCGCCGCACCGCTGGCACGAGTCACGGCGGCTGAAGTTAAGGTGCTGGCAGGACCTGCAGGTCCAGTCTCCCGGCTTCCTGTTCATCTTGCCGACTCCTACGCTCCAAGATAGCCAACAGAGACAGATCAAGAACTCATTTTAATGATAAGAATCGACAAACATTGCAATCATGGAGACACCTCCATTAGAGAAGAGAGAAGGTACAGCGGTGGTGGTGGAAGGCTTACCCTGACTCAGGAGAAGCGAGTGAGTGCCGTATGTGATGTCGGCTTGGTCTAAGATTGCGAGGTGGGGGGTGGCCTTTTATACTTGCATGTCG
The window above is part of the Musa acuminata AAA Group cultivar baxijiao chromosome BXJ2-6, Cavendish_Baxijiao_AAA, whole genome shotgun sequence genome. Proteins encoded here:
- the LOC135614394 gene encoding uncharacterized protein LOC135614394 — translated: MNRKPGDWTCRSCQHLNFSRRDSCQRCGDPRPSGDRSEYASFGGRGGSSFSFTGSDVRPGDWYCSCGAHNFASRSSCFKCCALKEDSAVGGGGGFDGDIPRSRGYGFGGVGGGGRAGWKSGDWICNRSGCNEHNFASRMECFRCNAPRDSGTEV